In Pseudomonas sp. MYb327, one DNA window encodes the following:
- a CDS encoding cation transporter has product MQVFNVEGMSCGHCVKAITQAVQAKDPAASVHIDLAAKEVGVESALTTDQVIDAINEEGYDARLA; this is encoded by the coding sequence ATGCAAGTGTTCAATGTTGAAGGCATGTCCTGCGGTCACTGCGTCAAGGCCATCACTCAAGCCGTTCAGGCCAAGGACCCGGCCGCCAGCGTGCATATCGATTTGGCTGCCAAAGAAGTCGGCGTAGAGAGTGCGCTGACCACCGATCAGGTGATCGACGCGATCAACGAAGAAGGCTATGACGCAAGGTTGGCCTGA
- a CDS encoding heavy metal translocating P-type ATPase gives MSESTTFDLPIAGMTCASCAGRVERALSKVLGASAVSVNLATELARVQAPVDSLPALMEAVQMAGYSVPQQSLELSIDGMTCASCVGRVERALNKVPGVKSVSVNLANERAHLELLGQIDPQILIGAVTKAGYSASVWEAQHPTTDNQQTRLHRERWALIAAIALALPLVLPMLLQPFGVHWMLPAWAQFALATPVQFIFGARFYVAAWKAVRAGAGNMDLLVALGTSAGYGLSVYEWATAAGRMPHLYFEASAVVIALVLLGKYLESRAKRQTASAIRALEALRPERAIQVIDGREQDVAISALRLDDLVLVKPGERFPVDGEVVQGQSHADEALISGESLPVPKQPGDKVTGGAINGEGRLLVRTQALGAETVLARIIRLVEDAQAAKAPIQKLVDKVSQIFVPVVLLLALATLIGWWLYGASIETALINAVAVLVIACPCALGLATPTAIMAGTGVAARYGILIKDAEALERAHEVRAVVFDKTGTLTSGTPRIAHLSAIDGNDAALLQMAGALQRGSEHPLAKAVLDACAERGLSVADVTESQSLTGRGIAGILDGRRLALGNRRLLEECGLNAGPLAESAGVWENEGRTLSWLIEQSPEPTVLGLFAFGDTLKPGALQAVQQLSARHISSHLLTGDNRGSAKVVADALGISDVHAEVLPADKAATVVALKKTGVVAMVGDGINDAPALAAADIGIAMGGGTDVAMHAAGITLMRGDPRLVPAALEISRKTYAKIRQNLFWAFVYNLIGIPLAAFGFLNPVLAGAAMALSSVSVVSNALLLKTWKPEDLEDNR, from the coding sequence ATGTCCGAATCCACCACCTTCGATCTGCCGATTGCCGGTATGACCTGCGCCAGTTGCGCCGGTCGTGTCGAGCGTGCCTTGAGCAAGGTGCTCGGCGCCAGTGCCGTCAGCGTCAACCTCGCCACCGAGCTGGCCCGTGTTCAAGCGCCTGTCGACAGCCTGCCGGCCTTGATGGAGGCGGTGCAAATGGCCGGTTACAGCGTGCCGCAGCAGAGCCTTGAATTGAGCATTGACGGCATGACCTGCGCTTCCTGTGTCGGTCGCGTTGAACGGGCGCTGAACAAAGTGCCGGGGGTGAAGAGCGTCAGCGTCAACCTGGCTAATGAACGGGCGCACTTGGAACTGCTCGGCCAGATCGATCCGCAAATCTTGATCGGCGCCGTGACCAAGGCTGGCTACAGCGCCAGCGTCTGGGAAGCCCAACACCCAACAACCGACAATCAACAAACCCGCCTGCACCGCGAACGCTGGGCCTTGATCGCGGCCATTGCCCTCGCCTTGCCGTTGGTGCTGCCGATGCTGCTGCAACCGTTCGGCGTGCACTGGATGCTCCCGGCCTGGGCGCAATTCGCGTTGGCAACACCAGTGCAATTCATCTTCGGTGCGCGGTTTTATGTGGCGGCATGGAAAGCCGTGCGCGCCGGTGCCGGCAACATGGACTTGCTGGTCGCCCTCGGTACCAGCGCTGGTTACGGCTTGAGCGTCTACGAATGGGCCACCGCCGCCGGGCGCATGCCGCATCTGTATTTCGAAGCGTCCGCGGTGGTAATCGCTTTGGTATTACTCGGCAAATACCTCGAAAGCCGCGCCAAACGCCAGACCGCCAGCGCCATTCGCGCCCTCGAAGCCTTGCGTCCGGAGCGGGCGATTCAAGTAATTGACGGCCGTGAGCAAGATGTCGCCATCAGCGCCCTGCGCCTCGATGACCTGGTGTTGGTCAAACCCGGCGAACGCTTCCCGGTGGACGGTGAAGTGGTCCAAGGCCAGAGTCATGCCGACGAAGCGCTGATCAGCGGCGAAAGCCTGCCGGTACCGAAACAACCGGGCGACAAGGTCACCGGCGGCGCGATCAATGGCGAAGGGCGGTTGCTCGTGCGCACCCAGGCACTCGGTGCGGAAACTGTGCTGGCGCGGATCATTCGACTGGTGGAGGACGCTCAAGCGGCGAAGGCACCGATCCAGAAACTGGTGGATAAAGTCAGCCAAATCTTCGTGCCGGTGGTTTTGCTGCTGGCACTGGCGACCTTGATCGGCTGGTGGTTGTATGGCGCTTCCATCGAAACCGCTTTGATCAACGCCGTCGCGGTGTTGGTGATCGCCTGCCCGTGCGCGCTGGGCCTGGCCACGCCGACCGCGATCATGGCCGGTACTGGCGTAGCGGCGCGCTACGGGATCCTGATCAAAGACGCCGAAGCGCTGGAACGTGCCCATGAAGTCCGTGCGGTGGTGTTCGACAAGACCGGCACCCTGACCTCCGGCACTCCGCGCATCGCCCATCTGAGCGCCATCGACGGAAATGATGCCGCCCTGCTGCAAATGGCCGGCGCGCTGCAACGCGGCAGTGAACACCCGCTGGCCAAGGCTGTTTTGGACGCATGCGCCGAACGCGGACTGAGCGTGGCCGATGTCACCGAGAGCCAGTCCCTGACCGGACGAGGCATCGCTGGCATTCTCGACGGACGGCGCCTGGCGCTGGGCAATCGTCGCTTGCTGGAAGAATGCGGTTTGAATGCCGGTCCTTTGGCAGAATCGGCAGGCGTGTGGGAAAACGAAGGCCGAACCTTGTCCTGGCTGATCGAACAAAGCCCCGAGCCAACGGTGCTGGGCCTGTTCGCCTTCGGTGACACGCTCAAGCCTGGCGCGCTGCAAGCGGTGCAGCAACTCAGCGCTCGCCACATCAGCAGCCACCTGCTGACCGGCGACAACCGTGGCAGCGCCAAAGTGGTGGCCGATGCACTGGGCATCAGCGACGTGCACGCCGAAGTACTGCCGGCAGACAAAGCCGCCACGGTCGTCGCGCTGAAAAAAACCGGCGTGGTGGCGATGGTCGGTGACGGCATCAACGACGCCCCGGCACTGGCCGCCGCCGACATCGGTATCGCCATGGGCGGCGGCACCGACGTGGCCATGCACGCCGCCGGAATAACGCTGATGCGCGGCGATCCGCGCCTGGTGCCTGCGGCACTGGAAATCAGTCGCAAGACCTACGCGAAGATCCGGCAGAACCTGTTCTGGGCCTTCGTCTATAACCTGATCGGCATTCCATTGGCGGCCTTCGGCTTCCTCAACCCGGTGCTGGCGGGTGCCGCGATGGCGTTGTCGAGCGTTAGCGTGGTGAGCAA